The Salvelinus alpinus chromosome 25, SLU_Salpinus.1, whole genome shotgun sequence genomic sequence taggatttcagatgggcagggactctgctgtgctagcttcagggggaagctggttcttccattggggtgccaggacagagaagagcttggtcTGGGTGGGAGAgctaagagacacacacacacacacggacatggacacacacacttactccctGCCTCCGGTCAACActgagtgtgtgtgggagggttTTGAGGATGCAGAACTAGAGGTTTTATGGGGGGAGTTGTGTtgatgctgccccccccccccccccacacacacacacacaaacacacaggtgcGTGGGCTGAGGAAAACCTCTGATGTTGTAGCCATACTCAGAAGCTTGTGCCTTCAGGACAGAACTACAGTATATTAATTAGAGTTCTGTGTCCCTCTGTAGACATGAGGAACAGTTGGGCTCACATGCTCCAGATACTGTTTTTCAAAGTAGTTattcactttattttttttatttttatttttttacatttacctcATTTGATGTACTGTCTGAATGTTgactttttaaaactttttttcttTGCATATTTCAACCTTTAATTTCAGCTCCTTACTTTTGTGTTTCTCTTGCAGGAGAGGTCTTTGACTACCTTGTTGCACACGGAAGGATGAAAGAAAAAGAGGCCAGGGCTAAATTTAGACAGGTAAGTACAGGACTTTTCCCGCAGTGTGCTGGATTCACACCCTGCCTGCCTGGCCATACGTCACAAGTCAGTGTCCTGACCCACCCAGGGTAGACTGCTGTCACTGTGGAGTGACACAGAGCTCCCCTCGTCTCTTATCTCTCTGGCACTGACGGTGAAACACTGGGGGTGtgctgcctacacacacacagtgctctgCAGTGGAAGGACAGGCACACTCAGAAATGTCTAGGCTATAGCTTCCTACTTCCCTAGTCTCACTGCAGGTTCATCTTACTGCAGAGTTTCACTGGGGGCACGGATACACTGATACATCTAGAGCAGATGCTCacacaggaagagaggagacacagtTTTCTCCCAGCTAGAGATGTCATGTCTACACCTTGTGGCTGAGATACTCTGTGTCTCTAGCTGTATATTCTCACTCTACACCACATCTCCTCACCACATCCTTCACccggggggaggggtgtgtgaaaACATTGTCAGGTGGAAgtctgtaactgtctgtctatctgtctgtttctatgtAGATCGTATCTGCTGTGCAGTACTGCCACCAGAAGCACATTGTCCATAGAGACCTGAAGGTAAGGAACCAGTGAGGGCCTGGCTGGGGGAGGGGTGAAGGGGGTGTatgtgggggagaggaggatgaagtcAGGTGGCTGGAGGCAGGCTTTTTACCTGCTCACATGTTCTCCGCTGCACAATATACTCACGTAAAGCAAGCATTCCATTTAGCCAGCCTATGTTATGCTGCCACGTGTAGAATAAATATTGATGCTCCTGTATTTTAATCTCGGTTAGCGTGAGTGGGTCGACCTCGGTGGGAGTGACTCTGTTCAGAgttcccatctcctctcctctggcgTCAGCCGCGTGTCCGCACTCTGCTTCCTCTGTAGAGCTTCATGAATGATCCATGAGGACAGAGATGTGAGAGCAGAGAGCAGCCATCTCcaccctgtgtgtttgtgtcactggggagaggaggaaacacagtTAAACTTTAAACACGACACTAACTTTGACTTGCAGAGCACTTTGTTTTTGTGGGGGGGTGTTCTGTAAAGGGCCCTCTTCAGGCATCAGTTGATCTTTTTGTGCCTCTGACATCTCTATATCTTATTGGAACTCTACTGTTATCATGAGTCTTTGAGTTATTCAAGTATTTGCTTTTACCTGTGACCCAGGTGGTCTGTTACCTACATCTATTATATTTCACTGCTATCTCTCACCTCATCCTTActtccattttctctctcttccctcctgtgTCTCTAGGCAGAGAACCTGCTGCTGGATGCAGACATGAACATTAAGATAGCAGACTTTGGTTTCAGTAATGAGTTCACCCTGGGGAACAAGCTGGACACGTTCTGTGGCTCCCCACCCTACGCCGCCCCAGAGCTGTTCCAGGGGAAGAAGTACGACGGGCCCGAGGTGGACGTCTGGAGCCTAGGGGTCATCCTTTACACACTGGTCAGCGGCTCGCTGCCCTTCGATGGGCAGAACCTCAAGGTCTGCAAAAATACTATCGCAAAAATACTTCCATCCTCAGTTCCTTTGTCATTGGGAGATTCATAGTCAATTAAACATATGGGTAAAATTTTAGATGAACAAGAACTCACAATTTCAGCGATGTCCTCATTGCCTGTCTCATtcactctttctccctgtctgtctctctgtaggagCTTAGGGAGCGGGTTCTGAGGGGGAAATATCGTATTCCCTTCTACATGTCCACAGACTGCGAGAACCTTCTCAAGCGCTTCCTGGTGCTCAACCCGGCCAAGCGGGGGACTTTCGAGGTGAGGGACGACAGCGAAAATGTAAATATTCGACACTTCTTTATTCACTCCGCCATGGCACTCCAGAGCATTTCTTTCCACccgccatctctccatccatccaccactCCTCGGCCTGGCATCTGCTCGACACTCTCTTTTTGTGCTGATTTCATattctccctttatctctctccgcTGTTGGCACAATACATAATTCATGATCACTCTTATTTTTATCCTTTTTGTTTCTGAGAACAACACAGACATTGTCTTAGTTTCTGTGTTCACATTGTGCGTGCTAGAATCCATCCTCATCCCTCTTGTCACCAGATGTTCAGATTAGCTATAACCTTGCATTGAAAGATGTCATTTAGAATAGGTGTCGGCCTCGTGGTTGTACGTTTCCTATTATCTTGTAAACCCGTCGTACACGACGGTCCTATTGATTGGCGAGTTTGTTTGAAAATGACATTATACAGACTTTAAATGGCGATTCTGCTTTCAAACAGTGGAGCATTTCTTAGAATCAAAATCTCTATCCAATCTTTTTCAAGCAAACCACAATTCACTTGATTTGAGTTCAATGATGTGAAAGTGAATTTAAGAGGTTTCCTATTGTTACACACATCCCCCTGCATCCATGTATACGTATGACTGATCATGATGTTAAAACCCTGAACTAAGAGgaccctggcctgtattacaaggactattttctttttctttcagCAAATCATGAAGGACCGCTGGATCAACGTGGGATCGGAGGAGGACGAGCTTACGGCTTTTGTAGAACCAGAACAGGACATCACGGATCAGAAGAGAATAGGTACTAAACAGGAGAAAAACTGCTCTTGTTATTGCGCTTCAGAAACTCAAGTGTGTAGGCAGCAGCAACACTGCAACAGAATCACTCTCAGTATTTAAACACTTTGAAAAGAAAAAGAAGAGATGCAGCATAAAAGCAGCCCTGTTTCTGCGAGAGCCCCTGAGAGAGGGTGAGAcacatgagacagagagagagcctcCACATCCTGCCCTGGATAAAAGCACTACAgcgggagagggaggggtagagagggcgTATGCTCTGAAAGATGTCCTCTGGAGTGTGGGGGTATTGCATAATAGCAGCTGGGATCTCTGTCAGAGCACATGTGTTAGAGGGAGATGCCAGTCACCTAgcgcaaagagagaaagagaggggggagattggATGGAGCACATGTTTCACTGAGGGCTCTGTAGTCTAGTGGAGGGAGATCACATGTTTCACTGAGGGCTCTGTAGTCTAGTGGAGAGAGATCACATGTTTCACTGAGGGCTCTGTAGTCTAGTGGAGAGAGATCACAAGTTTCACTGAGGGCTCTGTAGTCTAGTGGAGAGAGATCACATGTTTCACTGAGGGCTCTGTAGTCTAGTGGAGAGAGATCACATGTTTCACTGAGGGCTCTGTACTCTAGTGGAGAGAGATCACATGTTTCACTGAGGGCTCTGTAGTCTAGTGGAGAGAGATCACATGTTTCACTGAGGGCTCTGTAGTCTAGTGGAGAGAGATCACATGTTTCACTGAGGGCTCTGTAGTCTAGTGGAGAGAGATCACATGTTTCACTGAGGGCTCTGTAGTCTAGTGGAGAGAGATCACATATTTCACTGAAGGCTCTGCAGTCTAGTGGAGAGAGATCACATGTTTCACTGAGGGCTCTGTAGTCTAGTGGAGAGAGATCACATGTTTCACTGAGGGCTCTGTACTCTAGTGGGGAGAGATCATGTTTCAGGGGGCTTCCGATCTCTTTCACCCAGTCGAACGAAAAACTCCTCAGTGGGCTTAGTGAAGCCTTATCTTCCAAAACAAATTGaatggatagatagagagaaggatggatagatggagagaaggatggatagatggagagaaggatggatagatggagagaagggtggatagatggagagaaggatggatagatggagagaaggatggatagatggagagaaggatggatagatggagagaagggtggatagatggagagaaggatggatagatggagagaagggtggatagatggagagaaggatggatagatggagagaagaatggatagatggagagaaggatggatagatggagagaagggtggatagaaagagagaaggatgcAGAGATAGAGGGAACTGATGTATTATGGGAGCTGATGTATGATGGAACTACAGCTACGGGATCTTCCCCACCTGGCATGCTCCTCTCAACGTGATGCGAGCAACACAGCGGGGGAGGAAGTGATAGGTCGGGAGGCAGTGGAAGATGGGGGGGAGTGATTGGTTGGAAGGCAGCGGGGGTGGCAGTGATTGGTTGGGAGGCCTGTGTGTTacccactcctcccctccccccagcACTTTTCCTCCTCTGCTGATGGATAGggcgagagggaggaggggtgataaCACCTGAGCTGGAATGCAATGCTGACTCACTCATGATGAGGTTTCTGCTGCATTTAATAAGTGGTGGATTCGCTCTTGTCGTTATGGTGGAATAGGAAGATATAAATACACCATTGCTTTAAATGAGTCAGAGGACAAAGTGTGCATAATTGCTTATGAATTTTGTATTAACTATGTAGAACACACTAAGGATGTGGGCTGTTTTTGGTTGCTGACACTTGTGAATAAAGATCTTTCTGGTATTACGTTTGTTAACATTTTGGGTTGCAGGATTGGGGTCAATTTCATTAAATGAATAGTCCCTGAAAATAATAAAGTTGTTGACAATGGTTGTAGAGGTGAGGGCTGTGTATGTGAACCCATGTCTCTGTACTGTTCCAGATGTAATGGTGGGGATGGGCTTCTCTCCAGAGGACATCCAGGAGTCTCTGGCCAAGATGAAGTATGATGAGATTACTGCCACCTACCTGCTGCTGGGGAGGAAGTCTTCTGAGGTCAGAGCAACACCATAGATAGTTGTTGATATCTTCATTCTAGTGCAGAGTATATCCAGAGTCCAGTCTTTTTAACGTGTGTTCTTGTGACCTTTGACCCCTAGCTGGAGCCCAGTGAGTCAACCTCCAGTAGCAACCTGTCCCTGGCTAAGCCCCGGCCCACCAGCGAGCTCAATGGCCAGTCTCCCTCCCACCTCAAAGTCCAGCGGAGCATCTCCTCCAACCAGAAACAGAGACGCTATAGTGACCAGGGTGAGACACTCACAAACATTTAGAGGCAATTCTCATCTTTGACTCATGCTTTTTAGCTTAAATGTGAGACTAAAGATATTCAGTTCTATGTAGGCCAGTAATGTTTCTTTCTATATCCTTTTACTATTTCTTcctcgttttctctctcttctccagtgggtcagaatgtTCCCCAAGGGTCCGGATACCCCAAGAGGAGCCAGACCAGCACGGTCGAAAACAACATcaaagaggagggaggggtgcAGCTCCGCAAACCCAATACCCCCGGGGGGCGCAGTGTCCCCCCCTCCAGCCCCCTGCTGGGGAACGCCAACAACCCCAACAAGGCTGATATTCCCAATGGCAAGAAGGGTGCTACCCCCGTCTCCAACGTGAGTGTCTGCTATTCCATTCAATTAGCGATTCTAGAACATATTATGACACTTGAAGTGTGGATGAATCCCTCATTCTGATTTGATGATGTGTGCTGAATCAGCGTTTCTGTACCACCCTGCAGAATAACACTGGCTCTGGCGGGATGACGAGGAGAAATACGTACGTGTGCAGCGACAAGAACGCTACGGACCGTCTCTCTGTCATTCCCAATGGGAAGGAGAAAAGGTAAGGAACAGGCCGGAATGTTGCTGTGTTCACTGGCTGCCTGAACTAAACCCCTAGTGGCCCCTTTCACAGGAACCCTCCACATGGCATCAGCATTCAACACAGCACCTTCACTGTCCATCCCCCCAAGGGCACAGAGGAGAGAACTATGTGTAGGAATACTGTTATTATTGAGAGAAGTTATTAAAGAAAAACACAACAAGGCCTTTAGGGGAGAAATATCATCAATTTCTTGCTCTTCTTTTACTTGCCTTTCTTGGTTCCCTTTTTCTTCTCTTCTATCTATCTGGTTACCTCTTGGTCTGGTTGTGTCCCAGTATAACTGAGATGTCTGCCTGTGTGACGAGTAGTCCGTTCTCTGGCTTTGCCCACGTGTTGGCTGGCTCGTCCACCTCGGTCCAGCTGAGGTACCAggcctctggccctctctctgcctgcccctCAGACTCAGACTGGGCCACGCTGCCCCACTCCCACTGCACTCTGGACTTCTACAGGCCCAAGTAAGACGGCAGGCAGGGCCTCCAACTGTCTGTTTGATTTCTCCCCTCCCACGTGTAGACCACCTATTTCACTTTCTCAGGCCCTCTCTAACCCACGCAACGGCCCCACATCGACATCCATCCCTTTTATGGGCTATCTCTAACCGTTGTGATGatgacatctctccctctctgtaacctcTTATAGGAGACAACCGCACCCTTTATTATACACACAACTCTGTTCCCTAATCTCTCCATCCTCTGCTTGGACCTTGGAGCTTTGGTCTGACCCTGGTCTTGCCCTGGTATGGcactgggcccggtttcccaaaagcatcttcattaacgttgcacttgaaaacgctCGTAATGTAACGCCTGCCTAATGACCACTTGTAGGACAGCTAAGTGCGTCGTTAGATGTTTTTTTCCCTCCCGTGTCACTTTATACACAAaagatctccgctaaacatagaatcacatggtttatcTTTCTTTCTGTGACCACAGATAACTTAgaacaaagttgccaatgtctttgcaattgatacaaacaagcgATATATGAAaagatgcttcaaatgaaaaccgagatgactgcatcaaattataaatacagtaggctagaggtcgaccgattatgatttttcatcgccgataccgataccgattattgggggaccaaaaaaagccgataccgattaatcggtaaatttaatttttttttttgtaataatgacaattacaacaatactgaatgaacacttatgtCACGCTCGTCGTAACGTTGaagaatgcccacacagatcacaccctgaccaatcaaaacataaaacatacaaagcaaactctggtcaggccgtgacagtacccctcccccaaggtgcggactccggccgcaaaacctgaacctataggggagggtctgggtgggcatctatccgcggtggcggctctggcgctggacgtggcccccactccaccatagtcaatcccctctTCCGTGGCCTCCTAGGAATGGTGACCCTCCTAAATGACCCCACTccactgaggggcagctccggactgaggggcagctccggactgaggggcagctccggactgaggggcagctcatgactgaggagtagctcatgactgaggagtagctcatgactgaggggtagctcatgactgaggggtagctcatgactgaggggtagctcatgactgaggggtagctcatgactggcgggcggctctggcggctcctgactggcgggcgattctggcggctcctgactggcgggcggctctggcggctcctgactggcgggcggctctggcggctcctgactggcgggcggctctggcggctcctgactgacgggcggctcaggacagacgggcggctcaggcttgccgaggcgcactgtaggcctggtgcgtggtgccggaactggtggtaccggactggggacacgcaccactgggcgagtgcggggagcaggaacagggcatactggaccctggaggcgcacagtaggcctggtgcgtggtgccagaactggtggtaccggactggggacacgcaccactgggcgagtgcggggaggaggaacagggcttacagggctctggagacgcgcaggaagcctggtgcgtggtgttggcactggtggtactgggctgaggacacgcacctcaaggcgagtgcggggcgCCGGCACCGGAGGGCTGGTACGTGGTGCTGCCACAGGAGAGCAAgtacgtggggctgccacaggagagctggtgcgctgagctggcacaggacgtgcagggctagggaggcgcacaggaggcctggtgcgtggggctggcacagtcttcaccagacggctaacacgcacctcaggacgagtatggagagctgactcaggtgacatcaaatccccgacacgctccgtcgggcggatgtcgtgcctcatgcaccaaaccagcaaatccctaatttctctctcctccaatttccccattaaaTCCTTCACAGTCTCTGCTTCACTCACCCTGCTCACCTCCAACTCCACCCCGACTGGATCCGGTTCCATCCTCGGCTcctcacggtaagcacggggagctggctcaagtctcctacttgacccagctacactccccgtgtccccccccccccccccaataaattgttggggctgcctctcgggtttccagccgCGCTTTCGTGCATCCTCCTCATAacgccgcctctcggctttcgctgcctccagctctgccttggggcggcaATATTCACCCGGCTGTACCCCGGGTCCTTTTCCGTctaatatctcctcccaagtccattgttccacaaagcgctgttcctctctttcacgctgcttggtcctttgatggtgggttattctgtcacgctcgtcgtaacgttgaagagaggaggaccaaggcgcagcgtgaaatgaatacattctcttatttaatgaaacgaagaacacttaaacaaacttacaaaacaacaaacaaacgtgacgctatataataaacaagtgcagacacaggcaacttacacatagacatagacaataacccacaacccacaatacaaaacaggctacctaaatatggttcccaatcagagacaacgcaaaacacctgtctctgattgagaaccatatcaggccaaacacagaaatagacaaaccagacaaacaacatagaatgcccacacagatcacaccctgaccaaccaaaacataaaacatacaaaacaaactctggtcagggcgtgacaacttattttaacttaatataatacatcaataaaatcaatttagcctcaaataaataatgaaacatgttcaatttggtttaaataatgcaaaaacaaagtgttggagaagaaagtaaaagtgcaatatgtgccatgtaagaaagctaacgtttaagttccttgctcagaacatgagaacatatgaaagctggtggttccttttaacatgagtcttcaatattcccaggtaagaagttttaggttgtagttattatacgaattataggactatttctctctataccatttgtatttcattaacctttgactattggatgttcttataggcactttagtattgccagtgtaacagtatagcttccatccctctcctcgctcctatctgggctcgaaccaggaacacaacgacaacagccaccctcgaagcagcgttacccatgcagagcaaggggaagaactactccaagtctcagagcgagtgacatttgaaacgctattagcgcgcaccccgctaactagctagccatttcacatcggttacaccagcctaatctcgggagttgataggcttgaagcacagcgaagagcttctggcaaaacgcaggaaagtgctgtttgaatgaatgcttacgagcatgctgctgcctaccaccgctcagtcagacttaGTTAtcatcatagacttagttataacacaataacacacagaaatacgagtctTAGGTCATTAacatggtcgaatccggaaactatcatctcgaaaacaagttgtttattctttcagtgaaatacggaaccgttccgtattttatctaacgggtggcatccataagtctaaatattcctgttacatttcacaaccttcaatgttatgtcataattacgtaaaattctggcaaattaggcggcccaaactgttgcatatacactgactctgcgtgcaatgaacgcaagagaagtgacacaatttcacctggttaatattgcctgctaacctggatttcttttagctaaatatgcaggtttaaaaatatatacttctgtgtattgattttaagaaaggcattgatgtttatggttaggtacacattggagcaacgatacgcaccgcatcgattatatgcaacgcaggacacgctagtataagggatttgcgtcaattcaaatctggtatcaggacaaaatgtgattcagagtcaccgaatatactttaagtatttttattaaactcaagcgataaatggtaaatgtaattttcgtatatacgggttcactgtaacacctcgcagggtagaacagaaaactggcaggatgtaagtagctgttcttatactgtgatagacgtagttccaacccgtctgttggcctatcacagtataggctgagcgtggtttaaacttgctcagcctatcgccggcgctcaggctggtcccagcctcttggcgctccttggtgtccggcgctgttgctgtgtagattgcGCTCCCACATCCTAGAAACTGGGGCCAGACAGTTCTGTAACATTGTTtgagctatttgcacctgcatagaaagcatactgttctcgctcaaggttaaccacagcttctcagcacacttatctggggcaaaatgttacttccagcacacacacacagacacccaggcgcccaggccaacagttgctaatattcagtCACGTGATGTAGTATTGGGTTATAGCACAATAAACACAGATCCTCACAATTCCCCCTTTTTACACCCCTAAGGGGTGTAAATTAAAACAGAAACCATCAAGTTCAATGATCGATACATACATACCAGGTTGTTGATAAACCCAGGAACTTTAAACCTTTAATGACCATTCAGAACACGTTCTCAGTACCCTAGTAACATATTAGATAACATAGGGATTTTTAGGAGTCTCCCTTTTGACACCCCTAGGGTGTCACTCATTATCCTTTACTTCAGCGGTCACAGTATAGTAATATGTTAATAGTATTTCATGAAAATAGTAAAAcgttaattttttttaatttttatttttttaattttttaaccctttcacacgtaccatcacacgggtgtgatcgttctacagtggtccctgaggcgtacgatcacacccgtgtgattagaacactcatttagaacgctcgtttagaacggccagtttcgaatgacgcaacaatcagcgtttgagctggccacacttttttcagaaactatttacacaaacacagtccttacaaagttatgtccagaatgtgagcagtttattttttggattcaatgttcagatattcacagaagtatatatagcataacacaatcatcctaaccgggaaaatgtaggctacaatagtcctagcgctaactgaggaaagattgacccaacacaagcagtcatattttctaactctaggctgacataaactacaatatgaattagctaatagcaattactatgtataattaatcacatcacgggtgagctcaccattgatcgaaataattaggtaaaacactttatagaaatcgaaagtaatccgatgaTTAGTTTCAGCGTGCAGCCATGCAtttttcctcacagaaaccgaagataataagagaagacgagatgagtttggtctgtttatagtatgcatgttgaaggggtgtgtcatctaccgtcgttcacatcccaccattcatttccggaagtcctcaaaGAATTTGTGAACTCttacctcattttgttataacatctttggtcaaacagacgattacgtgaaacccagaatgcattgtatgtcaacaaacatggctacacagctggaattagcttagctcatcataatcagtacaaccttcaaaaaaattattttacacacataatatgtgcccattacaatctgtgcaagaatcggaatgcatgatttgtcacctagaattgaaaacatgtgaataaaaccgtaaatacacaaataattgccacacgaaacattttctgatagtgatttattgatacaagtggcgcgtgccggTAGTCAAACACGTACCCTCtcactctgagccattcagtgttgttgtttatgtatgtagatagtgagctaagctgtagcattagcaatgtctttcaaaaggagacaactcacaaatgtgaaaattctggagattttttaaaattctgacaatgagtctgcgtatgaaagtcaggaatcagattctgacagtgacagtgaggagctgccctccaaccttgtagccattgagaaccctgaatctgaatttcccttgtccactgacgaagtaccagttccctttgaagatgctggtggtgatggaggcagaccgacagtggatgaagtacaggagttctgtggtagctggaaggccaccagtcatttcatccctcctggccctgctgtttgctttgacgagtcccagtctggagtgcaacgccccttgccatttccaactgaggcagagtgcttcaagttgtttctgacagaggagctggtgggagacatagtagaggagaccaatcgctatgccttggagctacaggagaagagagagccaggagtgagggggaaactcgctaaatgggtgacaaccacaattagtgaaatgtataccttcctggtgacagtcctcctcatggggatagtaaagaagaactccctaagagaatactggagcacagatcctatgtttgcaactcccttctttgccaccctcttttcccaagaacgcttcctagttctgctgcgatgcctgcatttcgtcaacaatgctactgccatcttaagtgacccgttatacaaaataagaaatgttctaACCAGCCTGGCATCAGCATTTGGTCGGGTCTTTGTGCCATACAAGGACCTATGCATTGATGAGTCCCTGATGTTATGGAAAGGTAGGCTGGCGTTCCGTCAATATATTCCCTCCAAAAGGCACAGGTTTGGAGTCAAGTTCTTTGTCATGTGCGACGTGAAGACAGGATTTGTCCAGGATATTATAGTTTACACAGGGTCCACCACTGACATCAAACATTATGAGGGGCTTGGGGTGTCCGGGTCCGTAGTGATGACCATGCTGGCTCCTCATCTCGGCAAGGGACACACTTTGTACGTGGACAATTGGTACAGCAGTCCCACACTCTTCCAGCATCTGCTctccaacagcacaggggcctgtggcacagtcaggtcgaacaggaaggggatgccAGGATTCGGATGCAGGAAGAtgcagagaggggaggtggagttccagaagaatggtcaacagctggcagtaaagtggcatgacaaaagagatgtccatgtcctctccactgtccatacagcaaccatgtcggccacagggaaggtggatcacctgactggagagagaaagatcaaACCAGATTGTGTGCTCgacta encodes the following:
- the LOC139553479 gene encoding MAP/microtubule affinity-regulating kinase 3-like isoform X7, coding for MSYPHKNERVIWLNGIQIASTKMTGSPSMKRPPITIHTSHSNGRQEVTTRSVRSGVRTRNSGADEQPHVGNYRLLKTIGKGNFAKVKLARHILTGREVAIKIIDKTQLNPNSLQKLFREVRIMKLLNHPNIVKLFEVIETERTLYLVMEYASGGEVFDYLVAHGRMKEKEARAKFRQIVSAVQYCHQKHIVHRDLKAENLLLDADMNIKIADFGFSNEFTLGNKLDTFCGSPPYAAPELFQGKKYDGPEVDVWSLGVILYTLVSGSLPFDGQNLKELRERVLRGKYRIPFYMSTDCENLLKRFLVLNPAKRGTFEQIMKDRWINVGSEEDELTAFVEPEQDITDQKRIDVMVGMGFSPEDIQESLAKMKYDEITATYLLLGRKSSELEPSESTSSSNLSLAKPRPTSELNGQSPSHLKVQRSISSNQKQRRYSDQVGQNVPQGSGYPKRSQTSTVENNIKEEGGVQLRKPNTPGGRSVPPSSPLLGNANNPNKADIPNGKKGATPVSNNNTGSGGMTRRNTYVCSDKNATDRLSVIPNGKEKSVAVSPGQRNPVVSTHSITSATTPDRLRFPRGTASRSTFHGGQLREHRTATYNGPPASPTLSDDDARLTQTRSRGSSNLFSKLTSKLTRRNMSFRFTKSRNVPGDQKGENKDSKPRSLRFTWSMRTTSSMEPCDIMEEIRKVLNANNCDFEQQECFLLLCVHGDGHAENLVQWEMEVCKLPRLSLNGVRFKRISGSSITFKNIASKVTNELKL
- the LOC139553479 gene encoding MAP/microtubule affinity-regulating kinase 3-like isoform X4; this translates as MSYPHKNERVIWLNGIQIASTKMTGSPSMKRPPITIHTSHSNGRQEVTTRSVRSGVRTRNSGADEQPHVGNYRLLKTIGKGNFAKVKLARHILTGREVAIKIIDKTQLNPNSLQKLFREVRIMKLLNHPNIVKLFEVIETERTLYLVMEYASGGEVFDYLVAHGRMKEKEARAKFRQIVSAVQYCHQKHIVHRDLKAENLLLDADMNIKIADFGFSNEFTLGNKLDTFCGSPPYAAPELFQGKKYDGPEVDVWSLGVILYTLVSGSLPFDGQNLKELRERVLRGKYRIPFYMSTDCENLLKRFLVLNPAKRGTFEVRDDSENQIMKDRWINVGSEEDELTAFVEPEQDITDQKRIDVMVGMGFSPEDIQESLAKMKYDEITATYLLLGRKSSELEPSESTSSSNLSLAKPRPTSELNGQSPSHLKVQRSISSNQKQRRYSDQVGQNVPQGSGYPKRSQTSTVENNIKEEGGVQLRKPNTPGGRSVPPSSPLLGNANNPNKADIPNGKKGATPVSNNNTGSGGMTRRNTYVCSDKNATDRLSVIPNGKEKSVAVSPGQRNPVVSTHSITSATTPDRLRFPRGTASRSTFHGGQLREHRTATYNGPPASPTLSDDDARLTQTRSRGSSNLFSKLTSKLTRRNMSFRFTKSRNVPGDQKGENKDSKPRSLRFTWSMRTTSSMEPCDIMEEIRKVLNANNCDFEQQECFLLLCVHGDGHAENLVQWEMEVCKLPRLSLNGVRFKRISGSSITFKNIASKVTNELKL